One segment of Haloplanus natans DSM 17983 DNA contains the following:
- a CDS encoding protein-tyrosine phosphatase family protein, with amino-acid sequence MDEVVSGLFVRTTVVDVPMIDGPRNDRAAFDRAVTAVSSRLDDHTVLVHCSAGASRSPTVAATAFALSEGIGLDEAFRRVRACRDAVDPHDALIRRAVSVYVDWQDGA; translated from the coding sequence ATGGACGAAGTCGTGAGCGGATTGTTCGTCCGGACGACCGTCGTCGACGTGCCGATGATCGACGGGCCGCGAAACGACCGAGCCGCGTTCGATCGGGCGGTGACGGCGGTGTCGTCACGACTCGACGACCACACCGTCCTCGTCCACTGTTCGGCCGGCGCGTCTCGAAGCCCCACCGTCGCCGCGACGGCGTTCGCGCTCTCGGAGGGGATCGGTCTCGACGAGGCGTTTCGGCGCGTCCGGGCGTGCCGGGACGCGGTCGATCCACACGACGCCCTGATTCGGCGGGCCGTGAGCGTCTACGTCGACTGGCAGGACGGAGCGTGA
- the mnhG gene encoding monovalent cation/H(+) antiporter subunit G encodes MTPLELVATAFIVVGTFFGLVATIGIIRLPDLYSRLHAASKSDTLGSVLSLAGLAVVLGLSTESVKLVFLLVFLFVTSPTAAHAIARAAKEQEVEPIGEGSVPWIDDTEEGDG; translated from the coding sequence ATGACGCCGCTGGAACTCGTCGCGACGGCCTTCATCGTCGTCGGGACCTTCTTTGGCCTCGTCGCAACCATCGGGATCATCCGCCTGCCCGATCTCTACTCGCGCCTGCACGCGGCGTCGAAAAGCGACACGCTCGGCTCCGTCCTCTCGCTCGCCGGGCTCGCCGTCGTCCTCGGCCTCTCCACCGAGTCGGTGAAGCTCGTCTTCCTGCTCGTCTTCCTGTTCGTGACGAGCCCGACCGCCGCCCACGCCATCGCCCGCGCCGCGAAAGAACAGGAGGTCGAACCGATCGGAGAGGGGTCGGTGCCGTGGATCGACGACACGGAGGAGGGCGACGGATGA
- a CDS encoding DUF4040 domain-containing protein has translation MSLSLPVAAVLLFMLGSALAAAVLRDVVGSIVAFAGYSFGVAVLWAFLRAPDVALTEAAVGAGITTVLFLLTIARTSVSRSERFEGISLRSGLAVVAIVVTVGATVPALPPVGAAGTPILSGDVSQYYLDNAYEQTGVTNVVTAVLVGYRGFDTLGEVAVVFAAGIAMLLVLRREAFV, from the coding sequence ATGAGCCTCTCGCTTCCCGTCGCGGCCGTCCTCCTGTTCATGCTCGGGAGCGCGCTCGCGGCCGCCGTCCTGCGCGACGTGGTCGGCAGCATCGTCGCCTTCGCCGGCTACAGCTTCGGCGTCGCCGTCCTCTGGGCGTTCCTCCGTGCCCCCGACGTGGCGCTCACCGAGGCGGCCGTCGGGGCGGGCATCACGACCGTCCTCTTTTTGCTCACCATCGCCCGAACGAGCGTCTCGCGCTCCGAACGGTTCGAGGGCATCAGTCTCCGCTCCGGGCTCGCCGTCGTCGCCATCGTCGTCACCGTCGGCGCGACGGTACCGGCGCTCCCCCCGGTCGGCGCCGCGGGCACCCCGATCCTCTCGGGCGACGTGAGCCAGTACTACCTGGACAACGCGTACGAACAGACCGGCGTGACGAACGTCGTGACTGCCGTGCTCGTCGGCTACCGCGGGTTCGACACACTCGGCGAGGTGGCCGTCGTCTTCGCCGCCGGCATCGCGATGTTGCTCGTCCTCCGGCGGGAGGCGTTCGTATGA
- a CDS encoding monovalent cation/H+ antiporter subunit E, with protein MAADARDVLVPVGDSETLRRSVTYAVEQAHETAVESGEPTTVHFVFPARWRIFETDRSAVDAATSLLDRVVAWAEEDLDDLIGEDEPPTVTFDAGTVGTGEYVFSPADFADVVGRYADANGVGRIVVDPSFRPGGSVPILRSFEEELVQRGFDVLEAPVTRRTRRRLPFTEIGLPEFALIYSVSFLFYLALGGWKITDPYELITGVVTASVVTLTLSRIALKSELPKLRFVGVSVLRLAAYTPILLWEIAKANVALAYVVLHPRLPIDPRIVEFDAAVWGDMPVTTLANSITLTPGTLTIDVSRQHFLVHALIPDAEDDLLEGTLERLVRFVFYGRESARIATPRERLEDQEGDA; from the coding sequence ATGGCGGCTGACGCGCGCGACGTGCTCGTCCCCGTCGGCGACTCGGAGACGCTCCGACGGTCGGTCACGTACGCGGTCGAGCAGGCACACGAGACGGCAGTCGAGTCCGGCGAACCGACGACGGTACATTTCGTCTTTCCCGCCCGGTGGCGCATCTTCGAGACCGACCGATCGGCGGTCGACGCCGCAACGTCGCTACTGGATCGGGTCGTCGCGTGGGCCGAGGAGGACCTCGACGACCTGATCGGCGAGGACGAACCGCCGACCGTCACGTTCGACGCGGGAACCGTCGGAACGGGCGAGTACGTCTTTAGCCCCGCCGACTTCGCGGACGTGGTCGGCCGGTACGCCGACGCGAACGGCGTCGGACGGATCGTCGTCGACCCCTCCTTTCGCCCCGGCGGGAGCGTCCCGATCCTCCGGTCGTTCGAGGAGGAACTCGTCCAGCGGGGGTTCGACGTACTGGAGGCACCGGTCACGCGTCGCACCCGCCGCCGCCTCCCCTTTACCGAGATCGGACTCCCGGAGTTCGCGCTGATATACAGCGTCTCCTTTCTGTTCTATCTCGCCCTCGGTGGCTGGAAGATCACCGACCCGTACGAACTGATCACCGGCGTCGTCACCGCGAGCGTGGTCACGCTGACGCTGTCCCGCATCGCGCTCAAAAGCGAACTGCCGAAGCTCCGGTTCGTCGGCGTCTCGGTCCTTCGGCTGGCGGCGTATACGCCGATCCTGCTCTGGGAGATCGCGAAGGCGAACGTCGCGCTCGCGTACGTGGTGTTGCATCCACGCCTCCCAATCGACCCGCGGATCGTCGAGTTCGACGCCGCGGTCTGGGGCGATATGCCCGTCACGACGCTCGCCAACTCGATCACGCTGACGCCGGGGACGCTGACGATAGACGTATCCCGTCAGCATTTCCTCGTCCACGCCCTGATCCCCGACGCCGAGGACGACTTACTGGAGGGGACACTCGAACGACTCGTGCGCTTTGTCTTCTACGGCCGCGAGTCGGCGCGTATCGCCACGCCACGGGAGCGACTCGAAGATCAGGAGGGGGACGCGTGA
- a CDS encoding cation:proton antiporter: protein MASLPLVAAGGPDVTISSTFSAVLLAAAGAFALFAVVLLYRVVRGPTTQDRIVAINVVGTNTVIVIALLSVAFGEYGYLDVALVYALLNFVMSIAVSKFTVEWGGVI from the coding sequence ATCGCCTCGCTCCCCCTCGTCGCCGCCGGTGGCCCGGACGTGACCATCTCGTCGACGTTCTCGGCCGTTCTGCTGGCCGCCGCGGGGGCCTTCGCCCTCTTCGCGGTCGTCCTCCTCTACCGGGTGGTCCGGGGGCCGACCACACAGGATCGCATCGTCGCGATCAACGTCGTCGGGACGAACACCGTCATCGTCATCGCCCTGTTGAGTGTCGCCTTCGGCGAGTACGGCTACCTCGACGTGGCGCTAGTGTATGCCCTGCTCAACTTCGTCATGAGCATCGCCGTCTCGAAGTTCACCGTCGAGTGGGGAGGCGTCATATGA
- a CDS encoding proton-conducting transporter transmembrane domain-containing protein, translating into MTDIASLRPALAVAIAAVAVVPILASGRRPNVREGWTVLAAAGAFAVVASMLPAAISGTTYVSTFGTLVAGVELSLQADPLGLLFGTVASLLWLITSFYSIGYMRGLSEHAQTRYFAAFAASVAAALGVAFADNLVTIFVFYELLTVATYPLVTHDETAEARAAGRKYLAYTFGGGVAVLAGTVMIATMTGTTAFSPGGIAGLANADPVLARAAFVLLVSGFGVKAALMPLHSWLPDAMVAPTPVSGLLHAVAVVKSGVFGIARVLLDVYGVDLTASLGMGLPLAIVAAATLLLASIIALRQDNLKRRLAYSTVSQLSYIVLGLAILDPTSIVGGLLHIPAHAFMKLTLFFTAGAIHVETHTDDISEMAGIGKRMPLTMLAFGVAAAGMAGIPLVAGFVSKWYLLIGSVDAGQSVFAVVLLLSGVLNIAYFWPVFYQAFFESEDAADAKPLIEFPLGGQEWSIRPEEPTYDPDPVTDGGPASDASGESSEHRSDGSPASDASGESSEHRSEGDEVVEEAPHGGQESHHGGPPAEGWERRGWRGGESTWFMLGPILAAMTGAVVLGVIPRTAVFLRLIEVIVAAATGVSV; encoded by the coding sequence ATGACCGACATCGCCTCACTCAGACCGGCTCTGGCCGTCGCCATCGCGGCGGTCGCCGTCGTACCGATCCTCGCCTCCGGCCGCCGGCCGAACGTCCGCGAGGGCTGGACCGTCCTCGCGGCGGCGGGCGCCTTCGCCGTCGTCGCCAGCATGCTCCCCGCCGCCATCTCCGGCACCACGTACGTCTCCACGTTCGGCACCTTAGTGGCCGGCGTCGAACTCTCACTGCAGGCCGACCCGCTCGGCCTCCTCTTCGGGACCGTCGCGAGCCTCCTCTGGCTCATCACGAGTTTCTACAGCATCGGCTACATGCGCGGGCTCTCCGAACACGCCCAGACCCGCTACTTCGCGGCCTTCGCCGCGTCCGTCGCCGCCGCCCTCGGCGTCGCCTTCGCCGACAACCTCGTCACCATCTTCGTCTTCTACGAACTCCTGACGGTGGCGACGTACCCGCTCGTTACCCACGACGAGACGGCCGAAGCGCGGGCCGCCGGTCGCAAATACCTGGCCTACACCTTCGGGGGCGGCGTCGCCGTCCTCGCGGGGACGGTCATGATCGCCACGATGACCGGCACCACCGCCTTCTCCCCCGGCGGCATCGCCGGCCTCGCGAACGCCGACCCCGTCCTCGCGCGGGCGGCCTTCGTCCTCCTCGTCTCCGGTTTCGGCGTCAAGGCGGCGCTCATGCCCCTGCACTCCTGGCTCCCCGACGCGATGGTGGCGCCGACGCCCGTCTCGGGCCTCCTCCATGCCGTCGCCGTCGTCAAAAGCGGGGTGTTCGGCATCGCGCGCGTCCTGCTGGACGTCTACGGCGTCGACCTCACCGCCTCGCTCGGGATGGGCCTCCCGCTCGCCATCGTCGCCGCCGCGACGCTCCTCCTCGCCAGCATCATCGCGCTCAGACAGGACAACCTCAAGCGACGGCTGGCGTACTCGACGGTGTCACAGCTCTCTTACATCGTCCTCGGCCTCGCCATCCTCGATCCCACCTCCATCGTCGGCGGCTTGCTGCACATCCCTGCTCACGCGTTCATGAAGCTCACCCTCTTCTTTACCGCCGGCGCCATCCACGTCGAGACCCACACCGACGACATCAGCGAGATGGCCGGCATCGGAAAACGGATGCCGCTGACCATGCTCGCTTTCGGTGTCGCCGCGGCGGGCATGGCGGGTATCCCCCTCGTCGCCGGCTTCGTCAGCAAGTGGTATCTCCTGATCGGGAGCGTCGACGCCGGCCAGTCGGTGTTCGCCGTCGTCCTCCTGCTCTCCGGCGTCCTCAACATCGCGTACTTCTGGCCCGTCTTCTACCAGGCCTTCTTCGAGAGCGAGGACGCCGCCGACGCCAAGCCACTGATCGAGTTCCCCCTCGGCGGCCAGGAGTGGTCGATCCGGCCCGAGGAACCGACGTACGACCCCGACCCGGTGACCGACGGGGGCCCCGCGAGCGACGCGAGCGGGGAGTCGTCGGAACATCGGTCCGACGGAAGTCCCGCGAGCGACGCGAGCGGGGAGTCGTCGGAGCATCGGTCCGAGGGTGACGAGGTGGTCGAAGAAGCGCCTCACGGCGGGCAGGAGAGCCACCACGGCGGCCCGCCCGCCGAGGGCTGGGAGCGCCGCGGCTGGCGCGGCGGCGAGAGCACGTGGTTCATGCTCGGCCCCATCCTCGCCGCCATGACGGGCGCCGTCGTGCTCGGGGTGATTCCGCGGACCGCCGTCTTCCTCCGCCTGATCGAGGTCATCGTCGCCGCGGCCACGGGGGTGAGCGTCTGA
- a CDS encoding sodium:proton antiporter has translation MIDLITTKYTYLVVVALLAIGAYVMIESDNFVKKIIGLNVFQTGIFVFFISAAFRTSGKSPVVQSGGGGGPFVSPLPHVLILTAIVVGVSLTAVALGLVVRVYESYGTVNEDTLEEVLAND, from the coding sequence ATGATCGACCTGATCACGACGAAGTACACGTACCTCGTCGTCGTGGCGCTGCTCGCCATCGGCGCGTACGTGATGATCGAGAGCGACAACTTCGTGAAAAAGATCATCGGCCTGAACGTGTTTCAGACCGGCATCTTCGTCTTCTTCATCTCCGCCGCCTTCCGCACGAGCGGGAAGTCACCCGTCGTCCAGTCCGGCGGCGGTGGCGGCCCGTTCGTCTCGCCGCTTCCCCACGTCCTGATCCTGACGGCCATCGTCGTCGGCGTGAGCCTGACCGCCGTGGCCCTCGGCCTCGTCGTCCGCGTCTACGAGAGCTACGGCACGGTCAACGAGGACACCTTAGAGGAGGTGCTGGCGAATGACTGA
- a CDS encoding Na(+)/H(+) antiporter subunit D yields MASPLTAVPPVVLVLAAALVAGVAGDRRRLGHLVGGGVTAIVTVWIWLVPAGTHLTGQLFGFDAVFFAVDPFSRLVGLVFAFIATVAVIYSWATGAECKQTAYALTYVGSSLGAVFAGDWLTMVVWWELMAVTSTILVWDYGGEAVRAGFRYAVLHGIGGSLVLAAIAWHYVEVGSFLFTAADGMVGTVPQLLAAIGIGVNVGFIGLHAWLPDTYPRPHIAASVFLCVYTTKTGVYAMYRAFPEGNLWIAYMGGAMAVFGAAAALLQNDMRRLLSYHIQSQVGYMVAGVGIGSALAQAGAFGHVFNHILYKSLLFMTAGAVVYRTGEENLKYLGGLARKMPVTCVAFTVAALSIAGFPGFNGFVSKGIVISASHYTFVKGPLVVGDFYTLEILLLIGGVGTFLSFIKFGYYAFLHGPYEGGTVTPAPRTQQVAMTLVAGLCVFYGVFDGALFGLLPFDVTDGAVVDHVYHTYTVVHILEGLALAAAGVVGFALLRKPLSKVGRVPDVDAAYNPLAFYGTRVLVRGVTETYAAVDRVAVVAADAAADVRTDPEMLSRYRANIGGSIFILMIVLGGVLAWLGIV; encoded by the coding sequence ATGGCCAGCCCACTGACTGCCGTGCCGCCCGTCGTCCTCGTCCTCGCAGCGGCGCTCGTGGCCGGCGTCGCCGGGGATCGGCGGCGACTCGGCCACCTCGTCGGTGGCGGCGTCACGGCCATCGTCACCGTCTGGATCTGGCTCGTCCCGGCGGGCACCCACCTCACCGGCCAACTGTTCGGCTTCGACGCCGTCTTCTTCGCCGTCGATCCCTTCTCGCGGCTCGTCGGTCTCGTCTTCGCCTTCATCGCCACCGTCGCCGTTATTTACTCGTGGGCGACGGGCGCGGAGTGCAAGCAAACGGCATATGCCCTCACCTACGTCGGCTCCAGCCTTGGCGCCGTCTTCGCCGGCGACTGGCTGACGATGGTCGTCTGGTGGGAGCTGATGGCCGTGACGAGTACGATCCTCGTCTGGGACTACGGCGGCGAGGCCGTCCGGGCGGGCTTTCGCTACGCCGTCCTGCACGGCATCGGCGGCAGCCTCGTCCTCGCGGCCATCGCGTGGCACTACGTCGAAGTCGGCTCGTTCCTCTTTACCGCCGCCGACGGCATGGTGGGGACGGTGCCACAGCTTCTGGCGGCGATCGGCATCGGCGTCAACGTCGGCTTCATCGGCCTGCACGCGTGGCTCCCCGACACCTACCCCCGGCCACACATCGCTGCCAGCGTCTTTCTCTGTGTCTACACCACGAAGACCGGCGTCTACGCCATGTATCGGGCGTTCCCCGAGGGCAACCTCTGGATCGCCTACATGGGCGGGGCGATGGCCGTCTTCGGCGCCGCCGCCGCCCTCCTCCAGAACGATATGCGCCGCCTCCTCTCCTATCATATCCAGTCACAGGTTGGCTATATGGTCGCCGGCGTCGGCATCGGCAGCGCGCTGGCACAAGCAGGCGCATTCGGCCACGTCTTCAACCACATCCTCTATAAGAGCCTTCTGTTCATGACGGCTGGCGCAGTGGTCTACCGCACCGGCGAGGAGAACCTGAAGTATCTCGGCGGCCTCGCACGGAAGATGCCCGTCACCTGTGTGGCCTTCACCGTCGCCGCGCTCTCTATCGCCGGCTTCCCGGGCTTCAACGGGTTCGTCAGCAAGGGAATCGTCATCTCCGCCAGCCACTACACGTTCGTGAAAGGGCCACTCGTCGTCGGCGACTTCTACACGCTGGAGATACTGCTCCTGATCGGCGGCGTCGGAACCTTCCTCTCCTTCATCAAGTTCGGCTACTACGCCTTCCTCCACGGGCCGTACGAGGGCGGCACCGTGACGCCGGCGCCGCGGACACAGCAGGTCGCGATGACCCTCGTCGCGGGGCTGTGTGTGTTCTACGGCGTCTTCGACGGGGCGCTGTTCGGTCTGCTACCGTTCGACGTGACCGACGGGGCCGTCGTCGACCACGTCTATCACACCTACACGGTCGTTCACATCCTCGAGGGCCTCGCGCTCGCCGCGGCGGGCGTCGTCGGCTTCGCCCTGTTGAGAAAGCCGCTGTCGAAGGTGGGACGCGTGCCCGACGTGGACGCCGCGTACAACCCGCTGGCGTTCTACGGGACGCGCGTCCTCGTCCGTGGCGTGACGGAGACGTACGCCGCGGTGGACCGGGTCGCCGTCGTCGCCGCGGACGCCGCCGCCGACGTTCGCACCGACCCCGAGATGCTCTCGCGGTACCGCGCGAACATCGGAGGAAGCATCTTCATCCTGATGATCGTCCTCGGCGGCGTGCTGGCGTGGTTGGGGATCGTCTGA
- the hpt gene encoding hypoxanthine/guanine phosphoribosyltransferase, with translation MDQLRQSLLDAPIIQKGDYEYFVHPVSDGVPMLRPELLREIVIKIIRKADLEDIDKIVTPAAMGIHISTAVSLMTDIPLVVIRKRQYGLDGEVSLAAQTGYSESEMYINDVEEGDRVLVLDDVLSTGGTMKAILDALEHIGAEVIDVVAVIKKAGPNELDDAGYSVKTLINVTVEDGEVVITDAHGDG, from the coding sequence ATGGACCAGTTGCGGCAGTCGCTTCTCGACGCGCCGATCATCCAGAAAGGCGATTACGAGTACTTCGTTCATCCCGTCAGCGACGGCGTCCCGATGCTCCGACCCGAACTCCTGCGGGAAATCGTCATCAAGATCATCCGCAAGGCGGATCTGGAGGACATCGACAAGATCGTCACGCCGGCCGCGATGGGGATTCACATCTCTACGGCCGTCTCGTTGATGACCGACATCCCCCTCGTCGTCATCCGTAAGCGCCAGTACGGCCTGGACGGCGAGGTGTCGCTCGCGGCCCAGACCGGCTACTCCGAGAGCGAGATGTACATCAACGACGTAGAAGAGGGCGACCGGGTCCTCGTCCTCGACGACGTGCTATCGACGGGCGGGACGATGAAGGCCATCCTCGACGCCCTCGAACACATCGGGGCGGAGGTGATCGACGTGGTCGCGGTGATCAAGAAGGCGGGGCCGAACGAACTCGACGACGCGGGCTACAGCGTCAAGACGCTGATCAACGTCACCGTCGAGGACGGCGAAGTCGTCATCACCGACGCACACGGCGACGGCTAG
- a CDS encoding MnhB domain-containing protein → MSERDADAPTDRGGTLTRPAAERPPYVESTIIMTTVRVIAPFVLTLGAFVMLHGASSAGGGFQGGVIAATTVVMLGFAFGIEPIAAHLRNEHLALLVLSGVGTFLLIGFGGYLVGGNFLQVSGYERLFHHGSKYSIELVEVGIGVVVSGVITGLFFLLGTGVDVSRDANEPEREEES, encoded by the coding sequence ATGAGCGAACGCGACGCCGACGCCCCGACCGATCGCGGGGGGACGCTCACCCGTCCCGCCGCCGAGCGCCCGCCCTACGTCGAGAGCACGATCATCATGACGACCGTCCGGGTGATCGCCCCCTTCGTGTTGACCCTCGGCGCCTTCGTGATGCTCCACGGCGCGAGTTCGGCCGGCGGTGGCTTCCAGGGCGGCGTCATCGCCGCGACGACCGTCGTCATGCTCGGGTTCGCGTTCGGGATCGAACCCATCGCCGCCCACCTGCGCAACGAGCATCTCGCCCTCCTCGTTCTCTCCGGAGTCGGCACCTTCCTGCTCATCGGATTCGGCGGCTATCTCGTCGGCGGCAACTTCCTCCAGGTGTCCGGATACGAGCGCCTGTTCCATCATGGTAGCAAGTACAGCATCGAACTCGTCGAAGTCGGCATCGGCGTCGTCGTCTCGGGGGTCATCACCGGCCTCTTTTTCCTGCTCGGGACGGGCGTCGACGTCTCCCGTGACGCGAACGAACCCGAGAGGGAGGAGGAGTCGTAG
- a CDS encoding proton-conducting transporter transmembrane domain-containing protein: MTDALVPLLVAVPLLGALFVVAAGLVSERGPPAVTALVLVAQTALAGWIGSRALLTGELSNAVGGFVAPYGIELVVDGLSAVVVVLVAVVSLAVLVYTVHDDPGGTAFYTEYLLLVTGLTGMSVTGDVFNLYVFLEISGLATYALVASAGTGRSAVSALKYLLFGTVAASLYLLGVGYALVATGTLNMADLSVKLAQVGYDSPLVLASFGFVVVGLATKTALFPLHTWQPDAYNDSPDSVSALISALVSTVAAYALLRIVYTVYTPAFFEAVPVARDALVLFACVSIVVGSILAVAQSEVKRMLAYSSVSQYGLVVVGLAIGTRAAVFGAIVHLVGHAIMKGGLFVAAGTVDDLTGATTVEGYAGLADRFPVLGGASAVLMLAMVGVPPAVGFAGKWYIALGAVRAGVWPVAVVIFASTLLTLAYFAILVERMFVAPASPSVRAATDGGAERLGGAATPPRRLLVLVVGAAVVAVALGFAVTGLETALEPTLDTLLS, translated from the coding sequence ATGACTGACGCGCTCGTCCCCCTCCTGGTCGCGGTGCCGCTTCTCGGCGCCCTGTTCGTCGTCGCGGCGGGGCTGGTGAGCGAACGCGGCCCGCCGGCGGTCACCGCGCTCGTCCTCGTCGCCCAGACGGCGCTCGCGGGCTGGATCGGCTCGCGAGCCCTCCTGACCGGCGAACTGTCGAACGCGGTCGGCGGCTTCGTCGCTCCGTACGGGATCGAACTCGTCGTCGACGGCCTCTCGGCGGTCGTGGTCGTCCTCGTCGCCGTCGTCTCGCTCGCGGTCCTCGTCTACACCGTCCACGACGACCCCGGCGGCACCGCCTTCTACACCGAGTATCTCCTCCTCGTCACCGGCCTGACGGGGATGTCAGTCACCGGCGACGTGTTCAACCTGTACGTCTTCCTCGAAATCTCGGGACTAGCGACCTACGCACTCGTCGCGAGCGCCGGCACGGGTCGCTCCGCGGTGTCGGCGCTCAAATACCTGCTCTTCGGCACCGTCGCCGCCTCCCTGTACCTGCTCGGCGTCGGCTACGCGCTGGTGGCGACGGGAACGCTCAACATGGCCGACCTCTCGGTCAAGCTCGCCCAAGTGGGCTACGACTCGCCGCTCGTGCTCGCCTCTTTCGGCTTCGTCGTCGTCGGCCTCGCGACCAAGACGGCGCTCTTTCCGCTGCACACCTGGCAGCCCGACGCCTACAACGACTCGCCGGACAGCGTGAGCGCGCTTATTTCGGCGCTCGTCTCGACGGTGGCCGCCTACGCCCTCCTGCGGATCGTCTACACCGTCTACACGCCTGCGTTCTTCGAGGCCGTCCCCGTCGCCCGTGATGCGCTCGTCCTCTTCGCGTGCGTGAGCATCGTCGTCGGGAGCATCCTCGCCGTTGCCCAGTCCGAGGTGAAGCGGATGCTCGCGTACTCCTCGGTGTCGCAGTACGGCCTGGTCGTCGTCGGACTAGCTATCGGGACGCGGGCGGCGGTGTTTGGCGCCATCGTCCACCTCGTCGGCCACGCGATCATGAAGGGTGGCCTGTTCGTCGCCGCGGGCACCGTCGACGACCTGACTGGCGCGACGACGGTCGAGGGGTACGCCGGCCTCGCCGATCGCTTCCCCGTTCTCGGCGGGGCGAGCGCCGTCCTCATGCTCGCGATGGTGGGCGTCCCGCCCGCCGTCGGCTTCGCCGGGAAGTGGTATATCGCGCTCGGCGCCGTCCGCGCGGGCGTCTGGCCCGTCGCGGTCGTTATCTTCGCGTCGACGCTCCTGACGCTCGCGTACTTCGCCATCCTCGTCGAGCGGATGTTCGTCGCGCCGGCGTCGCCGAGCGTCCGGGCCGCCACCGACGGCGGCGCCGAACGCCTCGGCGGCGCGGCCACCCCGCCACGCCGCCTTCTCGTGCTCGTCGTCGGCGCCGCCGTCGTCGCCGTCGCCCTCGGGTTCGCCGTGACCGGCCTCGAAACCGCGCTCGAACCGACACTCGATACGCTCCTCTCATGA
- the coaBC gene encoding bifunctional phosphopantothenoylcysteine decarboxylase/phosphopantothenate--cysteine ligase CoaBC has translation MLADTNVALGVTGSIATVKTVELAHELRREGASVRAVTTPSATGIVHPWALEFATERPPVTEITGAVEHVALCGREGWADVLLIAPATANTVGKIAAAVDDTPVTTCATTALGAGVPVVIAPAMHEPMYDHPGVLEAIDAVESWGVDFVDPRIEEGKAKIASEDAIVTATARATTPATLSGQHVVVTSGATTESIDPIRTLSNRASGRTGRAVARACYVRGADVTLVHDGPDVPYADVRRAESAAAMLDAVKLAVGGDGVAPADALVSAAAISDFTVETAPEKIRSGKPRTLDLEPTPKLLDTVRDAHPDLTMVGFKAETSGDDDAMVAQARALRDRVGLAFVVANDATAVMGGSGTRALVVDDGVETYAGSKAGLGDRVADGVAAALE, from the coding sequence ATGCTGGCAGACACCAACGTCGCCCTGGGCGTCACCGGGAGTATCGCGACGGTGAAGACGGTGGAACTCGCCCACGAACTCCGCCGGGAGGGGGCGAGCGTCCGCGCCGTCACGACGCCGAGTGCGACGGGCATCGTCCATCCCTGGGCACTGGAGTTCGCGACGGAGCGCCCGCCGGTGACGGAGATCACGGGCGCGGTCGAACACGTCGCCCTCTGCGGGCGCGAGGGCTGGGCCGACGTGCTCCTGATCGCGCCCGCGACGGCGAACACGGTGGGAAAGATCGCCGCCGCCGTCGACGATACGCCCGTGACGACGTGTGCGACGACCGCCCTCGGCGCCGGGGTGCCGGTCGTGATCGCTCCCGCGATGCACGAACCGATGTACGACCATCCCGGCGTGCTAGAGGCCATCGACGCCGTCGAATCCTGGGGCGTCGACTTCGTCGACCCGCGGATCGAGGAGGGGAAAGCGAAGATAGCGAGCGAGGACGCCATCGTGACCGCGACGGCGCGGGCGACGACGCCAGCGACGCTTTCGGGCCAACACGTCGTCGTCACCAGCGGCGCGACGACGGAGTCGATCGACCCCATCCGGACGCTCTCGAACCGCGCCTCCGGGCGGACCGGCCGCGCCGTCGCCCGCGCCTGCTACGTCCGGGGCGCCGACGTGACGCTCGTCCACGACGGCCCGGACGTGCCCTACGCCGACGTGCGCCGCGCCGAGAGCGCGGCCGCGATGCTCGACGCCGTGAAGTTGGCGGTCGGCGGCGACGGTGTCGCCCCCGCGGACGCCCTCGTCTCCGCCGCCGCCATCTCCGATTTCACGGTCGAGACGGCACCCGAGAAGATCCGGTCGGGCAAGCCCCGGACCCTCGATCTGGAGCCGACGCCGAAACTGCTCGATACCGTTCGCGACGCCCATCCCGACCTCACGATGGTCGGGTTCAAAGCCGAGACGAGCGGCGACGACGACGCGATGGTCGCGCAAGCACGCGCGCTCCGGGACCGGGTGGGTCTCGCCTTCGTCGTCGCCAACGACGCCACGGCCGTGATGGGCGGGTCGGGGACGCGGGCGCTCGTCGTCGATGACGGGGTCGAGACGTACGCGGGATCGAAAGCCGGCCTCGGCGACCGCGTCGCGGACGGGGTCGCGGCGGCACTGGAGTGA